TGCTTCCAAGCGATGGGACGTACCACGCATTTAACGCCCAAACGGGCGCAGATTTCACGGGCCAGGTCAATGTCCACCCCGACAAATTCCCCGCTTTCATCGGTAAAGCTCATCGGCGGGAAGGTGTCATCTACGCCAAAGACAAGCTGTCCGCGGTCCATTACCGTTTGCAAGGAAACGTCCTGCGTGTGGGCGGTATCACGCGAACCATTGTAATAGGCAATAATAGCCAACGGCAGCAAAGCTGCACAGGCAGATATAATCAACAGGTACCGCCATTCCTTAGACATAGGCTTTTTCGCCGCTGTATCTACAGCCTGTTCCTTTTGCACCTCATAATCCTTTACAATCCGCCGCAATGTCAACGAAAGGAGCAGCAGGCCAATCAGGTTTGGGAAGGCCATCAGCCCGTTGAGCGTGTCCGAGATATTCCAGATATTGTTCAGGAATTCATAGCCGGAGGCATCCGTCAGCTGCAGACCGGAAGCACCAAAGATAATCATCACAATCAGCAGCAGTTTCATAACGGCCTTGGACCGTACACCAAACAGATACGTCACGGCCGTTTCCGCGTACCAATACCAGCCCAATATCGTCGTGAACGCAAAGAGCATCAAGCCCAAGGAAAGGATGTACTTGCCGGCCGGCCCGAGCGCAAACTCAAAGGATTGGAGCACGAGCTGCGCCCCCGTAAGTTCCGGAAAGTACGTCATTGTACCGGTCACGAGAATAGCCAGCCCCGTTATGGTACAGATCACAAAGGTATCCAAAAACACCTCAAATATTCCATAGAAGCCTGTCCGAACAGGATGAACACTATCCGCCGTGGCATAAGCCATAGGCGCAGAGCCCATCCCAGCCTCATTGGAAAAGACGCCGCGGGCAACGCCCCGCTGAACAGCGTCCATAACGCACCAGCCTGCTACGCCTCCTGCAACAGCCACAGGTTCCGGGTGAAAGGCCATATGGAAGGCGTTGAGGATAACCGCCGGAATCTGCGCTCCATAACTTAGCAACAGAATACCGGTGCCCACCACATAGAAAACAACCATAAAGGGGACAACGAGCAACGCTACACGGGAAAGACTGCTGAGTCCGCCGATGATGACCAGGCCGATCACGCCCGCCATCATCACACCGCTGTAGAGATGGTCCACATTCCAGCCCATGAACAGAACTTCCGCTACGGAATTGGCCTGAACAGCCGCC
The Selenomonas ruminantium AC2024 DNA segment above includes these coding regions:
- a CDS encoding amino acid carrier protein — translated: MDEIMQINEVVNHFVWGPPGLTLLVGTGIYLTILLGLPQLRYFIPALAEVFSFRKKSGDDNAISAFAAMTTALAATVGTGNVAGVATALHLGGPGALVWMLISAFFGMCTKFAEITLAVHYRQKDAQDDWRGGPMYVLEHGLGEWGGIWKYIGKLLAVLFALFALMASLGMGAAVQANSVAEVLFMGWNVDHLYSGVMMAGVIGLVIIGGLSSLSRVALLVVPFMVVFYVVGTGILLLSYGAQIPAVILNAFHMAFHPEPVAVAGGVAGWCVMDAVQRGVARGVFSNEAGMGSAPMAYATADSVHPVRTGFYGIFEVFLDTFVICTITGLAILVTGTMTYFPELTGAQLVLQSFEFALGPAGKYILSLGLMLFAFTTILGWYWYAETAVTYLFGVRSKAVMKLLLIVMIIFGASGLQLTDASGYEFLNNIWNISDTLNGLMAFPNLIGLLLLSLTLRRIVKDYEVQKEQAVDTAAKKPMSKEWRYLLIISACAALLPLAIIAYYNGSRDTAHTQDVSLQTVMDRGQLVFGVDDTFPPMSFTDESGEFVGVDIDLAREICARLGVKCVVRPIAWKHKEEELASGRIDCVGSMSVIPQAKEHMSLTEPYVKDNLVFVIRGDSSIVWMHDLKGKVIGMQVGSTTYDAFHASNLCTDAVVVPLPDNMAVLQQVKEKKCDAGLVDSLAACYFIRSNSERYFVLHDSLSEEDLALGFRKEDKELSNRVQKILSEMKADGTLGKISQKWFESDIMIVR